One genomic segment of Amycolatopsis sp. WQ 127309 includes these proteins:
- a CDS encoding TetR/AcrR family transcriptional regulator produces MAPERSNETAVHAARRAQLVDAAIDVLARDGYAAASTVRIARAAGVSRGVLTYHFRDRADLVAEVVRTVYALAGAQLGPRVVRAGSPRASLLAFIGGSVEFYAAYPRHLAALSAVFTAQERDGTRHHQTELDDVGALLRAGVEAGEFRAFDVAIMAGTIRAALDAALVRVTADRTPATAARVRDELVRTFDLATRKETP; encoded by the coding sequence GTGGCCCCCGAACGGAGCAACGAGACGGCCGTCCACGCCGCGCGCCGGGCGCAGCTGGTGGACGCGGCCATCGACGTGCTCGCCCGCGACGGGTACGCCGCCGCGTCCACCGTGCGGATCGCGCGGGCGGCCGGGGTCAGCCGCGGCGTGCTCACCTACCACTTCCGGGACCGGGCCGACCTGGTCGCCGAGGTCGTCCGGACGGTGTACGCGCTCGCCGGGGCGCAGCTGGGGCCGCGGGTCGTCCGGGCCGGGTCGCCGCGGGCGAGCCTGCTCGCCTTCATCGGCGGCAGCGTCGAGTTCTACGCGGCCTATCCCCGGCACCTGGCCGCGCTCAGCGCCGTCTTCACCGCGCAGGAGCGGGACGGCACCCGGCACCACCAGACCGAGCTGGACGACGTCGGCGCGTTGCTGCGCGCCGGGGTCGAGGCCGGCGAGTTCCGGGCCTTCGACGTCGCGATCATGGCCGGCACGATCCGCGCCGCGCTCGACGCCGCCCTGGTCCGGGTCACCGCCGACCGCACACCCGCCACCGCGGCGCGGGTGCGTGACGAACTGGTCCGCACGTTCGACCTGGCGACCCGAAAGGAAACCCCATGA
- a CDS encoding carboxylesterase/lipase family protein — MTVRARIAGALTVALALTAAACSSPPPDGPQLTVGTTSGQVHGLATASAREFLGVRYALAPTGERRWTAPQPAPAPAGVVDATRPGARCSQGTQAAGTSEDCLFLNVTTPRDQAPGERLPVMVWWHGGGYTSGSGADYDAQRLASRGHVVVVTVNYRLGVFGYLGLPGLAGSGNFGFADQLAATHWAKDNAAAFGGDPGNLTVFGESAGGMSACALLTSPQAAGLVQRVAISSGSCFLNWPAGGLFPGVPAQTPYTSLATDQADGVVTANQLGCPGPGALQCLRRLPADKLLPVSTAFSDHLAYGTDLLPENPPDAVRAGRIARIPVLSGGNHDEARSFTGGAAMADPSSITEATYPQLVRAAFGVRAADVLREYPLQRFPTPVEAFSTVITDAAWSCPTLAGNQALARTTKVFPYEFAESHAPNVNQVNVPGMAQGAAHATDTPYLFDLGGKNLLTDPAQARLGERMVGYWSGFARTGTPAAPGAADIAAGTATSTSVLSLTAAGGNVVDSGSDHHCGFWPRNP; from the coding sequence ATGACCGTCCGAGCCCGGATCGCCGGCGCGCTGACCGTGGCGCTGGCCCTGACCGCGGCCGCGTGCTCGAGCCCGCCACCCGACGGGCCGCAGCTGACCGTCGGCACCACCAGCGGTCAGGTGCACGGCCTGGCCACCGCGTCGGCGCGGGAGTTCCTCGGCGTCCGCTACGCGCTCGCGCCGACGGGGGAGCGCCGCTGGACCGCGCCGCAGCCCGCGCCGGCTCCGGCCGGCGTCGTCGACGCGACCCGCCCCGGCGCCCGCTGCTCCCAGGGGACGCAGGCCGCCGGGACGTCCGAGGACTGCCTGTTCCTCAACGTGACGACCCCGCGCGACCAAGCGCCCGGCGAGCGCTTGCCGGTCATGGTGTGGTGGCACGGCGGGGGTTACACCAGCGGCTCCGGCGCCGACTACGACGCCCAGCGGCTGGCCTCGCGCGGGCACGTCGTCGTGGTCACGGTCAACTACCGCCTCGGCGTCTTCGGTTACCTCGGGCTGCCCGGCTTGGCCGGCTCGGGGAACTTCGGCTTCGCCGACCAGCTCGCCGCCACCCACTGGGCGAAGGACAACGCCGCGGCCTTCGGCGGCGACCCGGGCAACCTGACCGTCTTCGGCGAGTCCGCGGGCGGGATGTCGGCGTGCGCGCTGCTCACCTCGCCGCAGGCCGCCGGGCTCGTCCAGCGAGTCGCGATCTCGTCCGGCTCCTGCTTCCTGAACTGGCCCGCCGGCGGGCTGTTCCCCGGCGTCCCGGCGCAGACGCCCTACACCTCGCTGGCCACCGACCAGGCCGACGGCGTCGTGACCGCGAACCAGCTGGGCTGCCCGGGTCCTGGTGCGCTGCAGTGCCTCCGCCGCCTGCCCGCCGACAAGCTGCTGCCGGTGAGCACGGCGTTCTCCGACCACCTCGCCTACGGCACCGACCTGCTGCCGGAGAACCCGCCGGACGCGGTCCGCGCCGGCCGGATCGCCCGGATCCCGGTCCTCTCGGGCGGCAACCACGACGAAGCCCGCTCGTTCACGGGCGGCGCGGCGATGGCCGACCCGTCCTCGATCACCGAGGCGACCTACCCGCAGCTCGTGCGGGCGGCGTTCGGCGTCCGCGCCGCGGACGTCCTCCGGGAGTACCCGCTGCAGCGGTTCCCGACGCCGGTCGAGGCGTTCTCGACGGTGATCACCGACGCGGCGTGGAGCTGTCCGACGCTGGCCGGCAACCAGGCCTTGGCGCGCACGACCAAGGTGTTCCCGTACGAGTTCGCCGAGTCGCACGCGCCGAACGTCAACCAGGTCAACGTGCCCGGCATGGCCCAGGGCGCCGCGCACGCCACCGACACGCCGTACCTGTTCGACCTCGGCGGCAAGAACCTGCTCACCGATCCCGCCCAGGCCCGGCTCGGGGAGCGGATGGTCGGCTACTGGAGCGGCTTCGCCCGCACCGGGACCCCGGCCGCGCCCGGCGCGGCGGACATCGCCGCGGGGACCGCCACCTCGACGAGCGTGCTGAGCCTGACGGCCGCCGGCGGGAACGTCGTCGACAGCGGATCCGACCACCACTGCGGCTTCTGGCCGCGGAACCCCTAG
- a CDS encoding LLM class flavin-dependent oxidoreductase, producing MQIDLFNEIQNPRPWPEGHEQLRFGQAIEQAVLADELGYGCWWQVEHHGAGEFSLSSAPELMLAALSQRTSRIRLGHSAVLAPGRFNHPIRVAERAATLDHLSGGRVELGLTRSTIPEWRLFGIEPDDARAQTQEAFEMVPRMWTSERFSHESDAYRVDDVAIAPKPLQRPHPPLWQAAASASSFEEAGRRGVGVLGTTMWESLERAGRLIGLYRAAAAQCTDPVGAFVNNQVGFFTFVHCADTDEEAMRNGAAAAAAWYTVTALTFFEAANEFVRLNARQQEIVAAPDGGGLTGEFLRGEAQNGPTDANLLIARILQGESVPDDEIFEVLSAQDSLIVGSPDTCRKKLQAYADLGIDRLMCLQQIGGIPHDKVLKSIRLIGELIPDLA from the coding sequence ATGCAGATCGACCTGTTCAACGAGATCCAGAACCCCCGGCCGTGGCCCGAAGGCCACGAGCAGCTCAGGTTCGGCCAGGCGATCGAACAGGCCGTTCTCGCGGACGAACTGGGCTACGGGTGCTGGTGGCAGGTCGAGCACCACGGCGCGGGGGAGTTCAGCCTGTCGTCCGCGCCGGAGCTGATGCTGGCGGCGCTTTCCCAGCGCACCAGCCGGATCCGGCTCGGGCACTCTGCGGTGCTCGCGCCGGGCCGGTTCAACCACCCGATCCGCGTCGCCGAGCGCGCCGCGACGCTCGATCACCTCAGCGGCGGCCGGGTGGAGCTCGGCCTGACCCGCTCGACGATCCCCGAGTGGCGCCTGTTCGGCATCGAGCCGGACGACGCCCGCGCCCAGACGCAGGAAGCCTTCGAGATGGTGCCGCGGATGTGGACCTCCGAACGGTTCTCCCACGAGAGCGACGCCTACCGCGTCGACGACGTCGCGATCGCGCCGAAACCCTTGCAGCGGCCCCATCCGCCGCTGTGGCAGGCGGCGGCGAGCGCGTCCTCCTTCGAGGAGGCCGGCCGCCGCGGCGTCGGCGTGCTGGGCACGACGATGTGGGAGTCGCTGGAGCGCGCGGGCCGGCTGATCGGCCTGTACCGGGCGGCGGCCGCGCAGTGCACCGACCCGGTCGGCGCGTTCGTCAACAACCAGGTCGGCTTCTTCACGTTCGTGCACTGCGCGGACACCGACGAGGAGGCGATGCGCAACGGCGCCGCCGCGGCCGCGGCCTGGTACACCGTGACGGCGTTGACGTTCTTCGAGGCGGCGAACGAGTTCGTCCGCCTCAACGCCCGCCAGCAGGAGATCGTGGCGGCACCGGACGGCGGCGGCCTGACGGGCGAGTTCCTGCGCGGCGAGGCGCAGAACGGCCCGACGGACGCGAACCTGCTGATCGCCCGGATCCTGCAAGGGGAATCGGTGCCGGACGACGAGATCTTCGAGGTGCTGAGCGCGCAGGACTCGCTGATCGTCGGCAGCCCGGACACCTGCCGCAAGAAGCTGCAGGCCTACGCCGACCTGGGCATCGACCGGCTGATGTGCCTGCAGCAGATCGGCGGCATCCCGCACGACAAGGTGCTGAAGAGCATCCGCCTGATCGGCGAGCTGATCCCGGACCTGGCCTGA
- a CDS encoding SRPBCC domain-containing protein: MSEFEIVTEYPHPRDRVWRALTDPALVPRWTSTGQGGRPEGFVPEVGTRFRFVGKPVPGWDGVVRCEVLAADAPALLRFTWRNKETDEPSFVTYRLEDTAAGTRFTYSHTGFRGVGGLVMSRLLQRVRRRMLAEGLPPVLDDLGAAA; this comes from the coding sequence GTGAGCGAGTTCGAGATCGTCACCGAGTACCCGCACCCCCGCGACCGGGTGTGGCGGGCGCTGACCGACCCGGCCCTGGTCCCCCGGTGGACGTCCACCGGCCAGGGCGGCCGCCCCGAGGGGTTCGTCCCCGAGGTCGGCACGCGGTTCCGGTTCGTCGGCAAGCCCGTGCCCGGCTGGGACGGCGTCGTCCGCTGCGAGGTCCTCGCCGCCGACGCGCCGGCCTTGCTGCGCTTCACCTGGCGCAACAAGGAAACCGACGAGCCGAGCTTCGTCACCTACCGCCTCGAGGACACCGCCGCGGGCACCCGCTTCACCTACTCGCACACCGGTTTCCGCGGCGTCGGCGGGCTCGTCATGTCCCGCCTGCTGCAGCGGGTCCGCCGCCGGATGCTGGCCGAGGGCCTGCCGCCGGTGCTCGACGACCTCGGCGCCGCGGCCTGA
- a CDS encoding isocitrate lyase/phosphoenolpyruvate mutase family protein has translation MTSTADKAKRLQELHAAPELLLVVNVWDAITTKVVAETPGTQALATPSHGIAASRGYPDGEKIPRDEMIAEVALIVRTAGDLPVSADLEAGYGDPGGTIARAIEAGAVGANLEDQMKPLAESVKAVEAAVAAAQSAGVDFVLNARTDAFLKIGDQEEALTEAITRGRAYLDAGASNFFAPGKLDETQVGRLVEALGERKVNLIGIPGSIPLAVAQKLGVSRVSYGPWSQNVALTALAKLAEDVYGGGGLPADTRKLN, from the coding sequence ATGACTTCCACCGCCGACAAGGCCAAGCGCTTGCAGGAGCTGCACGCGGCTCCGGAACTGCTGCTCGTCGTCAACGTCTGGGACGCGATCACGACGAAGGTCGTCGCCGAGACGCCGGGCACGCAGGCCCTCGCCACCCCGAGCCACGGCATCGCCGCCTCCCGCGGCTACCCGGACGGCGAAAAGATCCCGCGCGACGAGATGATCGCCGAAGTCGCCCTGATCGTGCGCACGGCGGGCGACCTGCCCGTCTCCGCCGACCTCGAAGCCGGCTACGGCGACCCGGGCGGCACCATCGCCCGGGCCATCGAGGCCGGCGCCGTCGGGGCGAACCTCGAAGACCAGATGAAGCCGCTCGCCGAGTCGGTCAAGGCGGTCGAGGCGGCCGTCGCCGCGGCGCAGTCGGCCGGCGTCGACTTCGTGCTCAACGCCCGCACCGACGCGTTCCTCAAGATCGGCGACCAAGAGGAGGCGCTGACCGAGGCGATCACCCGCGGCCGCGCCTACCTCGACGCGGGCGCGTCGAATTTCTTCGCTCCCGGCAAGCTCGACGAGACCCAGGTCGGCCGCCTGGTCGAGGCGCTCGGTGAGCGCAAGGTCAACCTGATCGGCATCCCGGGCTCGATCCCGCTGGCCGTCGCGCAGAAGCTCGGCGTCTCCCGGGTGTCGTACGGGCCGTGGAGCCAGAACGTCGCGCTGACGGCGCTGGCCAAGCTGGCCGAAGACGTCTACGGCGGCGGTGGCCTGCCCGCCGACACCCGCAAGCTGAACTGA
- a CDS encoding Dyp-type peroxidase, which translates to MLSKEASPGDAEEIAGPLTRAAIFLLLRIDFGGEDVVKDLLADLPGLRRSVGFRSLTGGLSCLAGIGSAAWDRVYGGPRPAELHELPVFKGERHESVTSDADLLFHFRADRMDLCFELETLIMARLAGAVTVVDEVQGFRYFDARDVLGFVDGTENPTGRAARAAVYVDDDGGFDGGSYVVVQKYLHDMTAWNALSTEEQERVIGRRKLSDVELSDAEKPSDSHIALNVITDDDGNELDILRDNMPFGRPAYGEFGTYFIGYAKSPVVIERMLENMFVGSPPGNHDRILDFSTPHTGALLYVPTADFLENPPEPEAEAEEQAAAPEAEPETAPEPDDSLGIGGLREAAAPSAGVSWFRE; encoded by the coding sequence ATGCTTTCGAAAGAGGCCTCGCCGGGTGACGCCGAGGAGATCGCCGGACCCCTCACCCGCGCCGCCATCTTCTTGCTGCTGCGGATCGACTTCGGCGGCGAGGACGTCGTCAAGGACCTGCTGGCGGACCTGCCCGGGTTGCGGCGGTCCGTCGGGTTCCGGTCGCTGACCGGCGGCCTTTCCTGCCTGGCCGGGATCGGCTCCGCCGCCTGGGACCGGGTCTACGGCGGCCCGCGCCCGGCCGAGCTGCACGAGCTGCCCGTGTTCAAGGGTGAGCGCCACGAAAGCGTGACGAGTGACGCCGACCTCCTGTTCCACTTCCGCGCCGACCGGATGGACCTCTGCTTCGAGCTGGAGACGCTGATCATGGCGCGGCTCGCCGGTGCGGTCACCGTCGTCGACGAGGTGCAGGGCTTCCGCTACTTCGACGCGCGTGACGTGCTGGGCTTCGTCGACGGCACCGAGAACCCGACCGGCCGCGCTGCCCGGGCCGCGGTGTACGTCGACGACGACGGCGGGTTCGACGGCGGCAGCTACGTCGTCGTCCAGAAGTACCTGCACGACATGACGGCGTGGAACGCGCTGTCCACCGAGGAGCAGGAGCGGGTGATCGGCCGGCGCAAACTGTCCGATGTGGAGCTTTCGGACGCGGAGAAGCCGAGCGACTCCCACATCGCGCTCAACGTGATCACCGACGACGACGGCAACGAGCTGGACATCCTGCGCGACAACATGCCGTTCGGCCGCCCGGCGTACGGCGAGTTCGGCACCTACTTCATCGGCTACGCGAAGTCGCCCGTGGTGATCGAGCGGATGCTGGAGAACATGTTCGTCGGGTCGCCGCCCGGGAACCACGACCGCATCCTCGACTTCTCGACCCCGCACACCGGCGCGTTGCTGTACGTGCCGACGGCGGACTTCCTGGAGAACCCGCCCGAGCCCGAAGCCGAAGCGGAAGAACAGGCAGCAGCACCGGAAGCGGAACCCGAAACAGCGCCGGAACCCGACGACTCGCTCGGCATCGGCGGCCTCCGGGAGGCCGCCGCGCCGTCAGCGGGTGTCAGTTGGTTTCGAGAGTGA
- a CDS encoding S1 family peptidase yields MIRRPLRTVAALVGAAAAATAFATPASAAAAPLTEAAGPAALAAAQHALGGSLGSAFGLSWLDTTTGGLVVGTTDAARAAQIRAAGATPKVVRHSASEMKDVQSTLDRRSTGVPDSVAGWYVDAPANEVVVSVVGGDPAGVAWATAGGAPVRVERVDRAPRPLWDAVGGHGLYFNGGACSIGFNAYNDSDVHFVITAGHCTELGGAVSGVGGPIGKVAKSSFPDNDYGTVKVTSDAVSTPPRVDRYEDGTDVRIDGTDVVGVGGRICRSGITTHWQCGRVIALDQAVNYGDGNLVYGLTHTDACAEPGDSGGSFVSRPAAGSGTKLVQAQGMTSGGSGDCETGGDTFFQPVREVLDRYGLTLETN; encoded by the coding sequence GTGATCCGACGACCCCTGCGCACCGTGGCCGCCCTCGTCGGCGCCGCGGCCGCGGCCACCGCTTTCGCGACCCCGGCCTCGGCGGCCGCCGCGCCGTTGACCGAAGCCGCCGGCCCGGCCGCGCTGGCCGCCGCCCAGCACGCGCTCGGCGGCTCCCTGGGCAGCGCGTTCGGGCTGTCCTGGCTGGACACCACCACCGGCGGCCTGGTCGTCGGCACCACCGACGCGGCCCGCGCGGCGCAGATCCGCGCCGCCGGGGCGACGCCGAAAGTGGTGCGGCACAGCGCGTCCGAGATGAAGGACGTCCAGTCGACGCTGGATCGCAGATCCACCGGCGTACCCGACTCGGTCGCCGGCTGGTACGTCGACGCGCCCGCCAACGAGGTCGTCGTGAGCGTGGTGGGCGGCGACCCCGCGGGCGTCGCGTGGGCCACCGCGGGTGGCGCGCCGGTGCGGGTGGAACGCGTCGACCGGGCGCCGCGGCCGCTGTGGGACGCCGTCGGCGGGCATGGCCTCTACTTCAACGGCGGCGCCTGTTCGATCGGGTTCAACGCCTACAACGACAGCGACGTCCACTTCGTCATCACCGCCGGGCACTGCACGGAACTCGGCGGCGCGGTCAGCGGCGTCGGCGGGCCCATCGGCAAGGTCGCGAAATCGTCGTTCCCCGACAACGACTACGGCACCGTCAAGGTGACCAGTGACGCCGTCTCGACGCCGCCGCGGGTGGACCGCTATGAAGACGGCACCGACGTGCGGATCGACGGCACGGACGTCGTCGGAGTCGGCGGGCGCATCTGCCGGTCCGGCATCACCACCCACTGGCAGTGCGGTCGCGTCATCGCACTCGACCAGGCCGTGAACTACGGCGACGGCAACCTCGTGTACGGGCTCACGCACACCGACGCCTGCGCCGAACCCGGCGACTCGGGCGGCTCGTTCGTCAGCCGTCCCGCCGCGGGGTCCGGCACCAAGCTGGTGCAGGCCCAGGGCATGACGTCCGGCGGGTCCGGGGACTGCGAGACCGGCGGCGACACGTTCTTCCAGCCCGTGCGGGAGGTGCTGGACCGCTACGGCCTCACTCTCGAAACCAACTGA
- a CDS encoding DUF3592 domain-containing protein: MIKFVRGFLTGAVIGVTVSAFVTGIIIENVPLILAGVGLPFAYGLLRFVAGMPRRAREAAVVPRVALAKIESLRAGGTETGDVPVRFDLTIAPHGEPSFRAEACLDVNLVDLPGYRPGDVLVVAYPPDRPWKARIVEPDAEWARRAAGATLASAPESTVARKPSTGAGPGFLVLLGLLVGAAVVVLQFRAELFAPAAEASEASSAAEPTSVTSSSGSATVTVGPGQSLADAGELRRAVDGLAQHADVAKVLTAVVEEHRLSVVFAPTGVTVPSFDLRALPVDRVPALVAKARSTLEVGAPQTWQVTVVPFAGAVTLRIVVTGPDGSASLGG, from the coding sequence GTGATCAAGTTCGTCCGCGGGTTCCTGACCGGTGCCGTCATCGGGGTGACGGTGAGCGCCTTCGTCACCGGCATCATCATCGAAAACGTCCCGCTGATCCTCGCGGGCGTCGGACTTCCCTTCGCCTACGGCCTTCTCCGGTTCGTCGCCGGGATGCCGCGGCGGGCGCGGGAGGCGGCGGTCGTGCCGCGCGTGGCGCTCGCGAAGATCGAGAGCCTGCGCGCCGGCGGCACGGAGACGGGTGACGTGCCGGTCCGGTTCGACCTCACGATCGCCCCGCACGGCGAGCCGTCGTTCCGCGCCGAAGCCTGCCTCGACGTCAACCTGGTCGACCTGCCGGGCTACCGGCCGGGTGACGTCCTGGTCGTCGCGTACCCGCCGGACCGGCCGTGGAAGGCCCGGATCGTCGAGCCGGACGCGGAATGGGCGCGCCGCGCGGCCGGCGCCACCCTGGCGTCCGCGCCCGAGTCCACTGTGGCCCGGAAGCCGTCGACGGGCGCCGGGCCCGGCTTTCTCGTCCTCCTCGGGCTCCTGGTCGGCGCGGCCGTGGTCGTCCTGCAGTTCCGCGCCGAGCTGTTCGCCCCGGCGGCGGAAGCCTCCGAAGCCTCCTCCGCCGCCGAACCCACGTCGGTCACGTCCTCCTCGGGCTCGGCCACGGTCACCGTCGGCCCGGGACAGTCCCTGGCGGACGCGGGCGAGCTGCGCCGCGCCGTCGACGGCCTGGCGCAGCACGCGGACGTCGCCAAGGTGCTCACCGCGGTCGTCGAGGAGCACCGCCTGTCGGTGGTGTTCGCGCCGACCGGCGTCACGGTCCCGTCGTTCGACCTGCGCGCTCTGCCGGTCGACCGCGTCCCGGCTCTGGTGGCGAAGGCCCGGAGCACCCTGGAGGTCGGCGCACCGCAGACGTGGCAGGTGACGGTGGTCCCGTTCGCGGGCGCGGTGACCCTGCGGATCGTGGTCACCGGCCCGGACGGCAGCGCGTCCCTCGGCGGCTGA
- a CDS encoding LUD domain-containing protein, producing the protein MTPFTAAAPAASLERAATALKEHGFAVEILDDVAAARDRVRELVPAGASVFTSASETTRLSGIEEDLNTGGRYDAVKPRVLAMDRATRADDIRRLIATPDFVVGSVAAVTETGSVVVASGSGSQVPAYAGGAGRAIWVVGAQKVVPDTATALRRLEEHALPLESARAQAVYGQPSAINRLLVLNAEGPGRVTILLLREAIGF; encoded by the coding sequence ATGACCCCGTTCACCGCCGCCGCGCCCGCGGCGAGCCTGGAGCGAGCGGCTACCGCACTGAAGGAACACGGCTTCGCCGTGGAGATCCTCGACGACGTCGCCGCCGCGCGCGACCGCGTCCGCGAGCTCGTCCCGGCCGGTGCCAGCGTGTTCACCTCGGCCAGCGAGACGACCCGGCTGTCCGGCATCGAAGAGGACCTCAACACCGGCGGCCGGTACGACGCCGTCAAGCCGCGGGTCCTGGCGATGGACCGCGCCACCCGGGCCGACGACATCCGCCGGCTGATCGCCACGCCGGACTTCGTGGTGGGCAGCGTCGCGGCGGTCACCGAGACCGGTTCCGTGGTGGTCGCGTCGGGCAGCGGCAGTCAGGTGCCCGCCTACGCCGGCGGCGCGGGCCGGGCGATCTGGGTCGTCGGGGCGCAGAAGGTGGTCCCCGACACGGCGACCGCGTTGCGCCGCCTCGAAGAGCACGCGCTGCCGCTGGAAAGCGCCCGCGCCCAAGCGGTCTACGGCCAGCCGAGCGCGATCAACCGCCTGCTGGTCCTCAACGCGGAAGGTCCCGGCCGCGTCACGATCCTGTTGCTGCGTGAGGCCATCGGCTTCTGA
- the sigJ gene encoding RNA polymerase sigma factor SigJ, which produces MTRPDPITSERRHLTSLGYRLLGSLADAEDVVQETFARWYALSARERDAIASPGAWLTTVAGRICLTQLASARVRREAYVGDWIPEPLPGSTEWIDVDPADRVTLDESVDMAFLVVLEAMTPAERVAFVLHDVYRYPFAEVAGIVGRSAAACRQLASSARRRIQASRPPVATPTGKQADLVRSFKAAWEAQDIAALVGLLDPGVTATADGGGLATARLEPVYGGEAVARACVAILDVLPGMTFRETTVNGRPGLLSQQDGVTVTVFAFDVEGDRIKHIWAVRNPEKLRAWTAA; this is translated from the coding sequence ATGACCCGGCCCGACCCGATCACGAGCGAACGGCGGCACCTGACCAGCCTCGGCTACCGGCTCCTCGGCTCGCTGGCCGACGCCGAGGACGTCGTCCAGGAGACCTTCGCCCGCTGGTACGCGCTGTCCGCGCGGGAGCGGGACGCGATCGCGTCACCCGGTGCCTGGCTGACGACGGTCGCCGGCCGGATCTGCCTGACCCAGCTCGCTTCCGCGCGCGTGCGGCGCGAGGCGTACGTGGGGGACTGGATCCCGGAGCCGCTGCCGGGGAGCACGGAGTGGATCGACGTGGACCCGGCGGACCGGGTCACCCTCGACGAGTCGGTCGACATGGCCTTCCTCGTCGTCCTCGAGGCGATGACCCCGGCCGAGCGCGTCGCGTTCGTCCTGCACGACGTCTACCGCTACCCGTTCGCCGAAGTGGCCGGGATCGTCGGCCGGTCGGCGGCGGCGTGCCGGCAGCTGGCCTCGTCGGCGCGCCGGCGGATCCAGGCGTCGCGCCCACCCGTGGCCACCCCGACCGGCAAGCAGGCGGACCTCGTCCGGAGCTTCAAGGCGGCCTGGGAGGCCCAGGACATCGCGGCGCTGGTCGGCCTGCTCGACCCCGGCGTCACGGCGACCGCCGACGGCGGGGGGCTGGCGACCGCCCGCCTCGAACCGGTGTACGGCGGCGAAGCGGTCGCGCGCGCCTGTGTCGCGATCCTGGACGTGCTGCCCGGCATGACCTTCCGCGAGACCACCGTCAACGGCCGGCCCGGCCTGCTCTCCCAGCAGGACGGCGTCACCGTGACGGTGTTCGCGTTCGACGTCGAGGGTGACCGGATCAAGCACATCTGGGCGGTGCGCAACCCCGAGAAGCTGCGCGCCTGGACGGCGGCCTGA
- a CDS encoding transporter substrate-binding domain-containing protein has product MGTPIAGDLAPTGVLRASINLGNAVLAQGTPDAPTGVTVDIAREVAARLAVPVEFACFDAARKSFDALASGAADLCFLAIDPARATEVAFTAPYVVIEGVYVVPRGSALTTPADVDRPDVRIGVKQGSAYDLFLSRTLEHATVVRGDEGVTTFETEGLEAAAGIRQPMTAYAAAHPGVRVVPERFMRIEQAVGTGKDRRPETVAFLHDVVEELKASGFVADALRRAGRPDAAVAPPAR; this is encoded by the coding sequence ATGGGAACGCCGATCGCCGGAGACCTCGCCCCGACCGGCGTCCTGCGCGCCTCGATCAACCTGGGCAACGCCGTGCTCGCCCAGGGCACGCCGGACGCGCCCACCGGCGTCACGGTCGACATCGCGCGCGAGGTCGCCGCGCGGCTGGCCGTCCCGGTGGAGTTCGCCTGCTTCGACGCGGCGCGGAAGTCGTTCGACGCCTTGGCCTCCGGCGCCGCCGACCTCTGCTTCCTGGCGATCGACCCGGCCCGCGCGACGGAGGTCGCGTTCACCGCGCCGTACGTCGTCATCGAGGGCGTGTACGTGGTGCCGCGCGGCTCGGCGCTCACCACCCCGGCCGACGTCGACCGGCCGGACGTCCGGATCGGCGTGAAGCAGGGCTCCGCCTACGACTTGTTCCTCTCCCGCACGCTGGAGCACGCGACCGTCGTGCGCGGCGACGAAGGCGTCACGACGTTCGAGACCGAGGGCCTCGAAGCCGCGGCCGGCATCCGGCAGCCGATGACCGCCTACGCCGCCGCGCACCCCGGCGTCCGAGTCGTCCCCGAGCGGTTCATGCGGATCGAGCAGGCCGTCGGCACGGGCAAGGACCGCCGCCCCGAGACCGTCGCGTTCCTGCACGACGTCGTCGAGGAGCTGAAAGCGAGCGGGTTCGTCGCCGACGCGTTGCGGCGCGCGGGCCGGCCCGACGCCGCCGTCGCTCCCCCGGCCCGCTGA
- a CDS encoding GlsB/YeaQ/YmgE family stress response membrane protein: MGIIGWIVLGLIAGVIAKILMPGKDPGGCIITILLGVGGAFVGGWVGKTLFHTDLGTFFDLRTWGLAVLGALIILVGYRLIFGSRRD; this comes from the coding sequence GTGGGCATCATCGGCTGGATCGTGCTGGGGCTCATCGCCGGCGTGATCGCGAAGATCCTCATGCCGGGCAAGGACCCCGGCGGCTGCATCATCACGATCCTGCTCGGCGTCGGCGGCGCGTTCGTCGGCGGCTGGGTGGGCAAGACGCTCTTCCACACCGACCTCGGCACGTTCTTCGACCTGCGCACCTGGGGTCTCGCCGTGCTGGGCGCGCTGATCATCCTGGTCGGCTACCGCTTGATCTTCGGCAGCCGCCGAGACTGA